The genomic DNA GCGCGGGCGCCGCTCCAAACGAGACCATGTCGGACAGCGAATCCATCTGCTCGCCAAACGCGCTCTGCGTATTGGTCATGCGCGCAACGCGTCCGTCCAGGCTGTCCAGCACCATGGCGCAGAAGACGCCCACCGCCGCCATGTCGAACCGGCCGTTCATGGCCATCACGATCGAATAGAAACCACCGAACAGGGCCGCCAGCGTGAACAGGTTGGGCAGGATGTAGATGCCTTTGCGCCGCTTGCGCACCATCACACCGGGGTTGTCGGTGGATTCATTGCCGTCATGCATCAAATAGACCTCCAGCGCTTGCCTATATTGCGCAAGCTGCTATTAAATTTATAGTTTTCAACCCTGACCCACGGAACAGGCGGCGCGCCGCACGCGCAAAAGGCGAAGGCCGCAGTGTAGCGCCTGCCAACACGGCGTCCCGCCAAAGGAAGCGCCCCAGCCCCCGGCACAGGTGAGCGCGCTCCCAAGTAGCGGGCGGGCTTTGCGCCAGGGGTTGGCCCGGCAACAAAAAAGGCCACTGTGAAGTGGCCTTTTCGTGCTTCGCACAGGAGATCAGTTGCGGGTCTGGTCGACCAGCTTGTTCTTGGCGATCCAGGGCATCATGGCGCGCAGCTTGCCGCCCACCACTTCGATGCTGTGGTCGGCGGTGTTGCGGCGGCGGGCCGTCATGCTCGGGTAGTTCAGGCGGCCTTCCTGGATGAACATCTTGGCGTAGTCGCCGTTCTGGATGCGCTTCAAGGCATTGCGCATGGCGGCGCGCGACTGCTCGTTGATCACTTCGGGGCCGGTCACGTACTCGCCGTACTCGGCGTTGTTCGAGATCGAGTAGTTCATGTTGGCGATCCCGCCTTCGTAGATCAGGTCCACGATGAGCTTGAGTTCGTGCAGGCATTCGAAGTAGGCCATCTCGGGGGCATAGCCGGCTTCGACCAGGGTTTCATAGCCCATCTTGATCAGCTCAACGGCGCCGCCGCACAGCACGGCCTGCTCGCCGAACAGGTCGGTCTCGGTTTCTTCCTTGAAGTTGGTCTCGATGATGCCGGCCTTGCCGCCACCATTGGCCATGGCGTACGACAGGGCCAGGTCGCGGGCCTTGCCGGACTTGTCCTGGTGCACGGCCACCAGGTGGGGCACGCCGCCGCCCTGGGTGTAGGTGTTGCGCACAGTATGGCCAGGGGCCTTGGGAGCGACCATCCACACGTCCAGGTCGGCACGGGGCACGACCTGGTTGTAGTGCACGTTGAAGCCGTGGGCAAAGGCCAGCGAGGCACCCTGCTTGATGTTCGGGGCCACGTTGTTGGTGTAGACCTCGGCGATCTGCTCGTCGGGCAGCAGGATCATGACCACGTCGGCGGCCTTGACGGCGTCGTTCACTTCCATCACGTTCAGGCCGGCCTTGCCAACCTTGTCCCACGAGGCACCGCCCTTGCGCAGGCCGACCACGACCTTCACGCCGCTGTCGTTCAGGTTCTGTGCATGGGCGTGGCCCTGCGAGCCGTAGCCGATGATGGCAACGGTCTTGCCCTTGATCAGGCTCAGGTCACAGTCTTTGTCGTAGAAAACTTTCATGGGTTGCTCCGGTTGAAATGCGTTGTTCGGGTTGAAAAATAAAACGGGGTATTGTCCTGGAAAGCGCTCAGGCGCCTTTTCAGACACGCAGGATGCGTTCGCCTCGGCCGATGCCGCTGGCACCGGTGCGCACGGTTTCCAGGATGGCCGTGCGGTCGATGGCCTGCAGGAAGGCATCGTTCTTTCCCTGGTCGCCGGTGAGCTCGATGGTGTAGCTCTTCTCGGTCACGTCGATGATGCGGCCACGGAAGATGTCGGCCATGCGCTTCATCTCCTCGCGCTCCTTGCCTACGGCGCGCACCTTCACCATCATGAGCTCGCGCTCGGTGTAGGCGCCTTCGGTGAGGTCGACCACCTTGACCACCTCGATGAGGCGGTTCAGGTGCTTGGTGATCTGCTCGATCACGTCGTCGGAGCCCGTGGTCTGGATCGTCATGCGCGAGAGCGATGGATCCTCGGTGGGCGCCACGGTGAGCGATTCGATGTTGTAGCCACGGGCGGAGAACAGGCCCACCACGCGCGAGAGCGCGCCGGGTTCGTTTTCCAGCAGAACGGCAATGATGTGTTTCATGATGAAGAGATTCCTCTTTTCGCTGCCCTCCCCCGTGCACGGTAATGCACGGGCTTGGCAGGCAATAGATTCGTCAAAAAGTGATAGCTATCAAATTGATAGCTGCTTGCGCTTGCCAATCAAGCGCTGGAGCCCGATTTTGCTTAAAGGTCTTCCGACCCCAGCAGCATTTCGGTGATGCCCTTGCCGGCCTGCACCATCGGGAACACGTTCTCGGTGGGGTCGGTGCGGAAGTCCATGAACACCGTGCGGTCCTTGAGCTTGCGGGCTTCGCGCAGCGCGGGCTCCACGTCCTTGGGATGCTCGATGAGCATGCCCACATGGCCGTAGGCCTCGGCCAGCTTCACGAAGTTGGGCAGCGCGTCCATGTAGCTGTGGCTGTAGCGGCCGGAATATTCGATCTCCTGCCACTGGCGCACCATGCCCAGGTAGCGGTTGTTCAGCGAGCAGATCTTGATCGGCGTGTTGTACTGCAGGCAGGTGGACAGCTCCTGGATGTTCATCTGCACCGAGCCTTCGCCCGTGATGCAGAAGACCTCGGAGTCCGGCTTGGCCAGCTTGATGCCCATGGCGTAGGGAATGCCCACGCCCATGGTGCCCAGGCCGCCGGAGTTGATCCAGCGGCGCGGCTCGTCGAAACGGTAGTACTGCGCGGCCCACATCTGGTGCTGGCCCACGTCGGACGTGATGTAGGTGTCCGCATCCTTGGTCATGTTCCACAGCGTCTCGACCACATACTGTGGCTTGATGACGTCGCTGCTGCCCATGCTGTACTTGAGGCAATCGCGCTTGCGCCAGCCTTCGATGGTGTCCCACCAGGCGGCCAGAGCACCCGCGTCAGGGCGCGTGCTGCTCTCGCGGATCATGGAGATCAGCTCGGTGAGCACGTCCTTCACGTCGCCGACGATCGGGATGTCCACCTTCACGCGCTTGGAGATACTCGACGGGTCGATGTCCACGTGGATGATCTTGCGGTCGTTCTGCGCGAAATGCTTGGGGTTGCCGATCACGCGGTCGTCGAAGCGCGCGCCCACGGCCAGCAGCACGTCGCAGTTCTGCATCGCGTTGTTGGCCTCGATGGTGCCGTGCATGCCCAGCATGCCCAGGAACTTGCGGTCCGACGCGGGATAGGCGCCCAGGCCCATCAGCGTGTTGGTGACCGGATAGCCCAGCATGTCCACCAGCGTGCGCAGCTCATTGGTGGCATTGCCCAGCAGCACGCCGCCGCCGGTGTAGATGTAGGGGCGCTTGGCAGCCAGCAGCAACTGCAGCGCCTTGCGGATCTGGCCGCCGTGGCCCTTGCGCACGGGGTTGTACGAGCGCATTTCCACCGACTGCGGGTAGCCGCTGTAGGGCACCTTCTTGAACGAAACGTCCTTGGGCACGTCCACCACCACGGGGCCGGGGCGGCCGGTGCGGGCGATGTGGAAGGCCTTCTTCATCGTCATGGCCAGATCGCGCGGGTCCTTGACGAGGAAGTTGTGCTTGACGATGGGGCGGGTGATACCGACCGTGTCGCACTCCTGGAAGGCGTCCAGCCCGATGGCGGGCGTGGGCACCTGGCCGGAGATGATCACCATGGGGATCGAATCCATGTACGCGGTGGCGATGCCGGTGACCGCATTGGTC from Acidovorax sp. A79 includes the following:
- the ilvC gene encoding ketol-acid reductoisomerase, encoding MKVFYDKDCDLSLIKGKTVAIIGYGSQGHAHAQNLNDSGVKVVVGLRKGGASWDKVGKAGLNVMEVNDAVKAADVVMILLPDEQIAEVYTNNVAPNIKQGASLAFAHGFNVHYNQVVPRADLDVWMVAPKAPGHTVRNTYTQGGGVPHLVAVHQDKSGKARDLALSYAMANGGGKAGIIETNFKEETETDLFGEQAVLCGGAVELIKMGYETLVEAGYAPEMAYFECLHELKLIVDLIYEGGIANMNYSISNNAEYGEYVTGPEVINEQSRAAMRNALKRIQNGDYAKMFIQEGRLNYPSMTARRRNTADHSIEVVGGKLRAMMPWIAKNKLVDQTRN
- the ilvN gene encoding acetolactate synthase small subunit gives rise to the protein MKHIIAVLLENEPGALSRVVGLFSARGYNIESLTVAPTEDPSLSRMTIQTTGSDDVIEQITKHLNRLIEVVKVVDLTEGAYTERELMMVKVRAVGKEREEMKRMADIFRGRIIDVTEKSYTIELTGDQGKNDAFLQAIDRTAILETVRTGASGIGRGERILRV
- a CDS encoding acetolactate synthase 3 catalytic subunit — protein: MEISKAELTSAAAATQGNASPASGSQDLMGSEILIKSLQAENVQYIWGYPGGAVLYIYDALYKQDTIQHVLVRHEQAAVHAADGYARATGEVGVALVTSGPGLTNAVTGIATAYMDSIPMVIISGQVPTPAIGLDAFQECDTVGITRPIVKHNFLVKDPRDLAMTMKKAFHIARTGRPGPVVVDVPKDVSFKKVPYSGYPQSVEMRSYNPVRKGHGGQIRKALQLLLAAKRPYIYTGGGVLLGNATNELRTLVDMLGYPVTNTLMGLGAYPASDRKFLGMLGMHGTIEANNAMQNCDVLLAVGARFDDRVIGNPKHFAQNDRKIIHVDIDPSSISKRVKVDIPIVGDVKDVLTELISMIRESSTRPDAGALAAWWDTIEGWRKRDCLKYSMGSSDVIKPQYVVETLWNMTKDADTYITSDVGQHQMWAAQYYRFDEPRRWINSGGLGTMGVGIPYAMGIKLAKPDSEVFCITGEGSVQMNIQELSTCLQYNTPIKICSLNNRYLGMVRQWQEIEYSGRYSHSYMDALPNFVKLAEAYGHVGMLIEHPKDVEPALREARKLKDRTVFMDFRTDPTENVFPMVQAGKGITEMLLGSEDL